One Paraburkholderia caballeronis genomic window, GGACGTGACGCTCGAACTGTCGCTCAGCGAAGGCGCCGTCGATCTCGCGAGCGGGCGCTACGACGCGGGCATCCGGCTGGAGGAGACCGTCGAGAAGGACATGGCGACGGTCCGGCTGACGCCGGCGCTCCGCTGGTCGGTGGTCGGCTCGCCGGAATATTTCGCGAGAATGGGCCGGCCGCGCAAGCCCGAAGACCTGACCGCTCACGAAGGTCTCGTCTATCGCTTCGTCACGTCGGGACAGCGGCATCGCTGGGAATTCACGCGGCGCGGCCGCGACGTCACGGTCGACGTGCCGGGCCGGATCGTCGTCAACGATCGCAGTTCGCTGCTCGCGCTCGCGCGCCGGGGCCTCGGCCTCGCCTACGTGGCCGACCTCGAAGCGGCCGGGGACCTCGCCGCGGGCCGCCTCGAACCGGTGCTGCGCGACCACATCCGGCCGACCGCCGGCGTGCATCTCTACTTCCCGTCGCGCGCGCAGATGCAGCCCGCGCTGCGCGCGTTCATCGACACGCTCCGTCAACGCAGAGCGTGACCGATGCCGGCGCGGGTCGGCGCGGGTCGGCGCGGGTCGGCGTCGGTCGGCGTCGGTCGGTCAACCGTTCAGCATGCGGCCGCCATCGACGACGATCTCGGACCCGACCGTCCACTTCGACTCGTCGGACGCGAGATACACCACCGCCTTCGCGACTTCTTCCGGCGTGCCGAAGCGCCCGGACGGAATGGTCGCGACGATGTCGCGGTTCACCTGCTCGCGATATGCGTCCGGAATGCCAAGCTTGTCGTACAGCGGCGTATCGACCGGGCCGGGACTGACGGCGTTGACGCGGATGCCGCGGCCGAGCAGTTCGCCGGAGAGCGTCTTCGACAGGCTCAGCAGCGCCGCCTTGGTCGCCGCATAGACCGACGAGCGCGCCGCGCCGACGTGCGCATTGATGGACGTGTTGAGCACCACCGAAGCCGGATTCGCGAACACCGGCAGCAGCGCCTGGAGCAGAAAATACGGCCCCTTCACGTTGATGCCGAACGAGCGGTCGAACATCGCTTCCGTCCACTCCTCGACCGGCACCCAGACCGACACGCCCGCATTGACGAACGCGACGTCGAGCTGGCCGTAGTGATCGGCGACGGCCTGCGCGAGTCGCTGCTGCGCGCCGACGTCCGCGGAATCGGCGCGCAGCACCAGCACGTCGCTGCCGAGTTCGGCCCGCGCGCGCTCGATGCTGTCCGGATGGTTGCCGGTGACGACGACGCGCGCTCCCCCGGCGAGAAACTGCCGGGCCGTTTCGAGGCCGATACCGCTGGTGCCGCCGGTGATCAGCGTGCGTTTTCCGTGTAGACGGGACATGGACATTCTCCTTGACGGGTGACGAAGGGCGAACGGCGTGACCGTTCGCCCGCCAGGCCAGAATCATCCATCTATGGCTGCGGCAGCATAAGACGGCCCATCCGTATATATTTCATGCCTTGGTCGCATGAATGGAGACACGTATGGACCGCTTCCTGCTGATGACCTGCTTTGCGCGCGCGGTGGAGACG contains:
- a CDS encoding LysR family transcriptional regulator; translated protein: MDKDQLDGLLPFLAVAEHLSFTRAARALNVSPTAVSKSVQQLERRYGVTLFQRTTRSVVLTEPGAALFQRVRHAVSDINDALAGLSDYQTRPTGTLRLTMSRMTMMLLVEPVLPEFRERYPDVTLELSLSEGAVDLASGRYDAGIRLEETVEKDMATVRLTPALRWSVVGSPEYFARMGRPRKPEDLTAHEGLVYRFVTSGQRHRWEFTRRGRDVTVDVPGRIVVNDRSSLLALARRGLGLAYVADLEAAGDLAAGRLEPVLRDHIRPTAGVHLYFPSRAQMQPALRAFIDTLRQRRA
- a CDS encoding SDR family oxidoreductase gives rise to the protein MSRLHGKRTLITGGTSGIGLETARQFLAGGARVVVTGNHPDSIERARAELGSDVLVLRADSADVGAQQRLAQAVADHYGQLDVAFVNAGVSVWVPVEEWTEAMFDRSFGINVKGPYFLLQALLPVFANPASVVLNTSINAHVGAARSSVYAATKAALLSLSKTLSGELLGRGIRVNAVSPGPVDTPLYDKLGIPDAYREQVNRDIVATIPSGRFGTPEEVAKAVVYLASDESKWTVGSEIVVDGGRMLNG